AGGTACTCTTTGTTGATTTCCATAtccaaaatcaaaaaattaatgtggcaaaaattaaaattatattaaaaaattggtcaatttaaagaatggtcaatttaatataaaaagttattttaatgctaaaagggtcaatttaaagattttttttaaacttctgccaaataaaaaaagatcattTTTATGCttcaggatacaattgaaatgaaaaaaaaatgcaaaataggataaaatacGCAAGATAGGATTGAAAGGGGATAAAAGGTCGAGTTCTTTTAAGACATtaggttttttaaaaaaagaagataTTAAAGATATTTTTCTTGTAGACCGCCTCTACAAACTGCCCCTACAAGTATAAGTTACCATATTAAAACCGTGTTTACTGTCGTTTCATTTTCCTAAATAGCCGAAAGTGAAAATTTCGACCCTCTTAAATTTGAGTCCTCGTTTCGCCGCTGGCTTCAACAgtaaattattgttatttttaagaaatgtagccttaataagaataaaaatgtaGAGTTGACCTTTTGGACCAAAAAAAGAAGCAGCAaagtttgatttcaaatttgCGTAATAATAGAGAGGGCCAGATAATACCTATTGTCAAACCCAAAACACATGATTTGAGCTAAAATGTTGCAACTCATAGGCAAAAGTCATCAATGGAAATATTAAGATAAAGCAACCATAAAATATGGAGATAGTTGGTAATCTAAATTAATCTGGTCAACGTGCTCATGAATAATGGTATAATACATTAATCGCCTGCCAATTTTAATGtacagaaataacaaaaagacAAACCTAAATCCCAATGGCTTCCTCAACTCATGCCAAGTTCCAAGTTTTCCTGAGTTTCAGAGGTACAGACACTCGTAACAGTTTCACAAGCCATCTCTATTCTTCCTTgcaaagaaaacaaataaaaacattcatAGATTACGAACTCGAAAGAGGATCAGAGATTTCGCCAACGCTTTTGAAACTGATAGAAGAAGCAGCGATCTCTGTCGTGATTTTCTCGGAAAATTATGCATATTCAGCATGGTGTTTGGATGAATTGGTGAAGATAATTGAATGCAAGAATATGAAAAATCAAATGGTTTTGCCTGTTTTTTACGGCGTTGATCCGAATAATGTTGGTGAGCAGAAAGGGAGTTATGGAGATGCATTTTGTAGGCATGAGGTGAGTTTTAGTATTGCCAGACAGAAAAGTTGGAGAAATGCTTTGAGTGAAGCTGCTAATTTATCTGGTTGGGATTCTCTTGTTATTAGGTAATACAAATTTGAAATTTCTCATCTTTTTAAATCATTCCTATCTTTATTTATGAATCATGATGTATAATATGGTtcaaataattttcataaaattgataAGCATAATCtatgaaaaaatcatttttagaaAATCTTCTATGATaataaaactattttgataatgatttacaaatttttattaaataggaTAGATAAttccttaaatttttttataatctttCTTCATTTACGGACTaactttttatatcaaaataagataaaagactaaaatatattttattttatcaattgaatCTTTTATCTTAATTGTTTAGATCTAATTATTGGACTCGCAAAAAACTCATAGACCAAactatcaaaattattttttagagaaatttgcagaaaatactccgtttttcaaaatatttgtaaaaatactccgttttttgaaaaattatgtgTCTACcttttttttcgaaaaatttattttttgactccgaaatttatttttttaccctgaaattttttgtaaaaatactccgttttttttaaactgtttgaaactgtattataaactgtttcaaaaatgtcaaagttttttaaaaatactctgttataaactatttgaaactctattagaaactgtatttaaaacgtttgaaactctatttttatgaaaccgttataaaccgtttgaaactctatttgaaaccgtttgaaactctattagaaactctaCTTGAAACgattttataaaacagtttcaaattgtgttttttgaaactgtatgAAACCGTTATacaccgtttgaaactctattagaaattgtatttgaaaccgtttgaaactgcggagtaaaaaaataaattgcggagtaaaaaaataaatattttttttttttaggtacgcttataaactttcagtttttgaggtaaatttacaaatattttagttttttaggtaTTCTTCTAAACTTCCctattttttaagatatttttatcaatttaatcatagaattaaaaaaattatgttgctAAACTCAGAATAATGTGTCAAACTaataatttgctaaaattatAAGATAATTCATTTCCGATTACTCATATAAATCCCATATTAAATATTGATTAATAATTCTTTATACATTATATTCCTTCCTATCTAAAACAATTGTCCACTTTTTTTATCCTAAATATTTGcccatttttaataaatcacaatctttaaaattaaacttccTATATTGCTCTTATTTAAAGTTCACTATTTATTTCCATTATCTCAAAAAAGTGAATTAGTCATAGCATTTAATAAGAgtataatagaaaataaagataaatttataaaaatttagtatattaattgtgttttttaaatTGTGTAAAAATAGCAGATAAACAATTATTTTGGAACGAAGAAAGTATATGATACATGCATGATTTATGAAGACTTTTTGAAAAACTAGTATTGtcttacgtgctacgcacgtggctcgtaatgtgacaCGCGAAcgattgtttaatttttaattaaaaataatataaataattaaagtttattagtagactaattaaaattttcaaggggCCAATTATTATATTGAAgtagtaaataaaaaaactttttttaaaaaaatattattcaatatAATAAGagaatatacaaataaaattatatattattaattaaaatatctaaaacatttaacttaaaagAGATAGTAATGAATAACTTAAAAAAGTATGTAGTCTAagcaaacaataaaaattatgaaaaatagaCAAATTTACACAAAGTATAAATGGTTTATATAGTGTTTGTcgattatattattatacattaaTTATAGGAAATTATAGATAATCAAGAATTTACGtattacatttattataattatattaatacattctatatataattaatattaaattaattagagtttttattaaattaaattctaactTTAATTATCAAATGACAACAATCCTAAATTTGCATCAAACACAAAAGCAAATTATTTATATGACCTAATAActaaatatgaaattataatGTTGACATTGCTATTATTAGTggttaaataattgttttttcagtatgtttataattttactacGTAAACCAATAAAGCAATGGAAGTTAAATACCTTTCAAACacttaaaacttaaaagcatGTGTTTACATGTTGTCCGGTTTATATAATCTAATTAGCATTATTAACTAATCATATTAGGATTAGTTTAACCTAGTTAGTATTTTAGATATATTACAGGTAGTTTAACTTTGGTTAGTTTTCTAGATATATTAGGAGTACTCTAATTTAGTTTTACATGTTGTCCGATTTATATAATCTAATTAGTATTATCAATTAATCATATTAGGATTAGTTAGATATATTAGAGGTAGTTTAACTTAGTTAGTGTTCTAGATATATTAGAAGTACGctaatttagttaatattttaattaattaattttaaggaCGTTAgcgtaaatttgcctgtcccccccccatccgtgcttttatatatagtatagatagatagataacTCAATTGTCTATTATTGTTGAAATCAATGTCGCCTTGAATCTCATCTCTAATTTTGTTGTATCATTATAAAAACTTGTGGCATTGTTTTCTCATAGTTCAACATGAGATTATTCAATGTGATTCGCTTTAATAGTCCCGTTTTGTGAAGGAGGCTCTATTGTGGGAGATTAAGTATGTTTTGTAAATTGGATACTTCATTTAAAAAGTAAttactttattataaatttatctataaatatataaattattaacatataatttatcatttaattaatatcacgttgcgtttataaattttaatggtCTTAAAATAAGGGTGCTAATTTATAGAGTTTCAACTCCAACGCTAAATTTTTTAAGTTGTGCATATGTTAGTTTCTTCTGTAAAAGACTGATAGTAATATTGATGTATGTATTTATCGGATTGCTAGGCCTGAGTCCAAACTTATTGATGAAATTGTTGAAGATATTTGCAAAAAGTTGAACAGTATGTCTACGTCGTCTCAAGATTCGGCTGAAATGTATTCAGGGACTCCAAGAATTGAATCTTCATTTTGGCAGGCAAATGCAGGCATTCCAAGAATTCAATCTTCATTTTGGAATTGACACACTTCAAACCTCATTTAAATCAGGGTTTAGTTTTGTCTCAGTATTGTCCAAGTCATTTCCAGAATATGCATGGTGCTTTTGATTCAAATAAATGTAATAGTATTTAACTTATTTAAAAGTTCATTTactaattttaacttttttagttttgtagaatttatatgtttatgtcaaataaattttagataaatctatttgtaaattgaataaatttatagtgCTAATTGaagcaaataaaatattaaggcttctctctcaaaaaaaaaaatatattaaggcTTCAACGGTTTCACCAAACTAACATCACATGTCTGCCTAATTAACAATCACTATATGCATATTTTATAATCTACCGTAGTTAATCTAAATTTAGAAGCATAAGAACATCACACAGTAGAAAGATCCGTGCATGGATTTGGATATCCGTCTAGGTCCGTCCAAGCCCGTCCAATTTGAACCGGACCAAAAAAATTTCAAGTATGCCTGGGCTCATCCCGTATAAATCTAATTTATAGATGGAACGAAGTTGTATATTAAAGAGTCAAGCTCGGTTGGTCCCAGTCCGAATCTATCCGGGCCCAATTGATCCCGTCTGAACTTGCCCAGGCACGGATGGGCCTGGCCCAGAATCAGTTCTGCTGAATGATGGGAAAGATTTAGCACAGTTTTTTCCGTCTTGTAGAAGCATTTCAACAACTTGTTTCATGGTGGGTCTTTCATCTCTGTCTTCATCAACACATTTTAAAGCTACTCCAACAAGAATCTCCATTTGTTTCTTGTCATACTTGCTTTCCAAGTTAACATCAACAATCTTCTCCATCCAGAGTTCAGAGCTGCTATCAATATTTCCTCTCACCCATTTTACCAGCCCTCTGTCATCTGTTGGGCTCTTTCCAGTTACTATCTCCAACAACACCATTCCGTAGCTATAAACGTCGACTTTTGATGTGATCGGAAGATTAAGCACCCACTCTGGAGCAATATACCCTCTTGTTCCTCTTACTTTCGACAATCTTGAACTTTCATGGCTATCTCTTTTCAATGGATGTGACAGTCCGAAATCCGATACCTTTGCCTCGTAATCACTATCCAATAGTATGTTCTGCGGCTTAACGTCGCAGTGTAGAATCCACTCTAAGCACTCTTCGTGTAGATACGCGAGGCCTTTGGCCGTACCTAATGCAATGCCGTGTCTCTTCTTCCATTCGAGTCTTTTAGCTGAGAGGTTTTCAGATAAAGATCCATTCTCCATGTACTTGTAAACGACAAGTCGGTAATTTGCTTCAGCGCAATATCCCCACATTTCGATTAAGTTCATATGATTAAGCTTGCCAATGACGCTAACTTCTGCTCGGAATTCTGCTTCTCCTTGCTCTGCTTCATTTATGGTTAGCCTCTTTATCGCTGCTACTCGATTATCGGATAATATGCCTTTGTATACAATTCCTCCTGCTCCTCTTCCAATCTCTTCTCTGAAACCTCGAGTCGCCTTTTTCAGCTCATCGTAGCTGAATTTTCGAAAGCCTGTCGCAATTTGAAGGTAGCCTGCTCTAATTGCTCCTGTTTTCTGGTGGGTTTTAATCAATAAACACCATACCAGGAAAATAACAATCAACTCTATCATCCCAAAAATTAAAGCAAACCAAACGACAAACTCCAATGATCCATTTTCATGGTGTTTGGTATACACTCTATCACTCTGCTTGACAACATCAACCGAGCAATCTAGACTGAACTTTTTGACAGACGAACGACTTCTTTTAGGCACTTTCAAGTAAAGATCACCTTCGAAATTCGGTGAATGATGTCCGTTAAGCAACGAAGATTTCGCGAAACAATAAGGAACATTACTAGGATAATCATGCTTGATGAATTTGAATTGAAAGCCTAAACAATCACATCTCTGCAAGCATACTTTTTTGCACATATCTAACGTATAATTAGAACGGAAAACGAAATCATACCCATAAAACTCGACATGAGTAAGCCGACGGAAAGTGAACTCATTTCCCGAACATAAATCATCATTGAATTCAGACTCACAACCCAAAGACCAGTCACCCGCATCCTTCATCTTGTACCCTTCAAGACAAGAACAAGTCCTACCATAATAAGGATCATAACTACAGACACTGTTCGGTCCACAAATCCCATGAATCCTACACGGTTGAGACGTAGCTTGCCATGAAACACTCCATCGATTATTCCGATTTTTTCGACTGTACAATCGAAGATTTCCATCGAAATCAATAGTCAGCCTTCTCTGTAATCGAATTCCATAATCCGCAGACGAAAAAGTGAAACCATCAGTAGAATTAAAATTGcccaaataatcaaaataagcAACTCTACTATTATTATAACTAGACCTGTCAGCTTCCCAGCTTAAAAGCTCAGGATCCGGCCAGTATATACTTGAAGTCTCCGTACCATCATAAAGAAGACGAAGAACATTATCAGTATCGAAATAAAGCTTAAAGAAACCTGAACTGTAATTACTTTCACTTCTCGACGAAACAAGCGGCCAATTCTTGGTAATAGGCTGAAGAGGAAGAATAGTGTTCGTCGGAAAATCGAAACTTTGCCAGAGTACGACGCCGTTTAAGTTCTTTAAAACAAGATTGCCGTTTTCCTCAAGATATAAGTCAACGGAAGTTTCTGAAATGGTATTGGTAGCCCAAACGGTGAGTTGATCGGCATCTGATAAGATCAGATTGCCGGATTTTAGCAGAGATAACTGGGATTTTTTCCCGTTAACGGGTTTGTCGCGATTTGCCGTCCAAACGACAGTACAGTTGTTGCCGCATAGTGGTTCGTTGAACCATACGGCAAAGGAGTAGGCATTGTCGCCGACGGGGAAGAATCCGGCAAGGAAACTGGCTTGTGGggaaattaaaaaatcatttgtGTTGTGTACAGATAAAGATGAGGCTTTGGTTAAAGAATAAATGGAAGCTGAAGAGGATAAGAAGGGAGAGTAAATAATTAAAGATAGAGTAAGCAAGAGAATTTGAGAAGCCATGGATGGAGGTTACGGTTAAGAAAGATTTGATATGGGATTTCTTTGCAGTAGTCGAGTCCATTGCAAGTCAATTGAAAGCAACACGCCTGTATTTAAAAGTTTCCCCACTCTCTGAATTTTaaatgattgatttttttttttaattaaagatagAATTACACTAAATTAGGTGTTAGGtgttagtatttttaaaaattcattttcagtCAACTGGCTGGCAGAGGGGTGGGTCGAACCCATGCCCTCTGAAGATGCAAAGTGCAGTGTCCAACACTCACTTGCAATGATTGATTAAGAGAGATTTatgtatttatctaaaaaaagaaaataatttaaatttctacctcaataagaaaaagtcaacaaaaatatttcataatttGGCCATTCTAATATTTTTACTCTCCGTgtccaatttattaaaattttactttacCTATGTAATAGGCTTCTCTGACACACTATACTTTCTCACTCtatttctctctttctctctctctccacATACCTCACATATCTGacgtttctttttctttttcaaacttttattttgtttacttgttccaaacttttttcaaacatttataaattaagtacTCTTTATTTCTGCatactttaaattaataaacatgcctattataaattaccaataaatacaatatttttttttattttatttatttcagtattattaaatattttataatttaaaaatatatactactatttaaatattttattatattaatagtattttcaaaaattgtatgaactaaataaaaaataacagtatcacattatcatatgattatcactgtatcattttatcatataattatcacagtttcattttagcatgtaattatcagtgtatcatTTGCATTgtcatctgattatcatatataGCAGATTATTATGTGATGATACTGGTGGATAATATAAGACAAAATCACAttatcaccttatcatatgattatcactatatcacattatcatatgattatcacagcttcAACTTAGCATGAAATTATCAGTGTATGATATTGCATTGACATcttattatcatatcattatcagtATCCTATatagcagattattatatgataatgtgatgataatgctagataatattagacaaaatcatattatcatatgattatcacagtattacattatcatatgattatcacagtttcaccttatcatataattattaatattgcattgtcattttattatcatgccattatgagtatcgtatgtagcagaatattatcatctcgttatcataatttttctgtatttTCTTTTCATGCAGGTATCATATCATCATActaatatcattttattatcaataagaaccttatcatagtattatcttcacattatcatctcgttatcataatttttatgtattgtttttcatataggtatcatattatcatactattatcataactttattatttaattatcatttggTTATCACCggtatcatgaatctttttataattatattttcatgtacattatcatccaattatcataaccttatcaaacttcattatcatctagttatcatactgcattgttatatgataatatagcgataacaacatgataatcagaggctgttttttttcttcactgttatgataacgaaatgataatatagtgataataacatgataatcagagactgtttttaataaaaaaaattaattttatctgcagtgttatgatagtcacatgataatgcagtgatgatactcatatgataatcagaagatgttttttttgcagaaaatttatttttgtgcataaaatcgtttttaatgcaattttttagatctaaaaatgagaaaattcaagagtaatttattagatctgaaaattaaaataaatcgtattaaaaaattgccaaaattaaatataaaaaacggGGAGCGCCGAAGTAACGGCGGCGGAGCGATGAAAGAACGGCAGAGGAGCGatgaagaaacggcggcgaagtaaagaaaaaaataaataaggaaagaaacataaagaagaagaaaaaagaaccaGAAAAtaagaagatgaaaaaaaataagaaaaagaggaggatgaggagagaggagagaggaaaAACATGATTAGagtaaagaaaatatatttagagcaaaaaattaataaatagtaggtataattattaatataaatatattttaaagtaaaaaaataaaaacattaaaatggtaatatattttctctattttttctttattgagGTATGAAGTcaaattatttctaaaaatagagtatttattCTAACTTTTTCATTGATTAATGCATGTTTCAAGTTGGGCGGCTTCTGCCACAGATACTCAGACTGACCATTAATGACATTTGAACTCTCATTTCCTATTTCTTTAATGGATTAACTCATTAATTAACTACTCACTCCGTCCTAATAGAGTTGTTCACTTTCTTTTTATTACACAGTTTAACAGTATTGTTTAAtggttttataaaaatttccttatttttcttgtcatagccctatttaatatagggatcacttgcaatttaatttttaatttactcattagtggattttaaataggggtaatataaaaaaattgagtataaaagttagttacttatTAAAAGTAAACAAgagttttggaaaaaaaaatttctcaaagtggaaaACTCAATTGGAATTGAGGGAGTATTTTTTATtccttaaatttcaattttaataccAATTATACTGGCAtcaattaattcattttattctattttgtataaattaagTCAAACTATCGGTAAGTGATTTTTGTACCAACTAACATTCAATTGATATGTTAGTTCTATTTCACACCTCAGTTGATTGGACCTTCAATACTGTACATATGTTTTCTTCTTTGGGTGACGAGGGAACCTGGCGGAGCCCAATTGTCTGGATAAATATCCGGGGAGGCTAATTACGGCATTTCATCGTTCGGATTTTCCATTTAATACGTGCCTTTAATAACTCATCCACAAATGCTTTTAACAAGTTTCATTTTGTGGAATATGGAATTCGAACTTGCGATGTAATTTAGTCCCCTTGTTTATGGTCCACATTTGGAACCAACTGAGTTAACCCGTAGAGGTAACCTGTAGAGGTAATACTGCACATATTAAATTTAAGATTGTAGTTAGttgaaaaaattatgttatttaagATTGAAATTCTCTCAAATTCACTTAAACATGACGGGTGTCCTATTCACTAGGCTACacctaggggtgtaaatgaaccgagccgagccgagctttggagtgttcatgttcggctcgtttagcgaacaaggtgttcatgttcggttcatgttcagccgagctttgaacagagtgttcatgttcggttcgtttaaattttatagtattcatgttcggttcgtgttcagctcgtgttcgttcgtttagccgctacacgaacaagttcgcgaacgagctcacgaacgagctcgataagtactaaacgagctcgttcacgaacaagctcgcgaacgAACTCGATAAGTACTGAACGAGCTCATTCATGAGTCCGCTCGTTTAACGGATAAACAAacgaacacgaacttttaaacgaacaaacacgaatatgagctgaataaattaaaatcaatctaATCGAATTCgttcacgaatatgagctgaataaattagaaacataattatacaaattaatctaaatatgagtTAGTTCTcgaacacctaatcgagtttttaaacgagcttgttcgtgaactatatacgagttcgttcacgaacttgtttacgaactcttaatcgacactactagaaaactgcttaatcgcgacggattttagcgacggattttaaatccgtcgctaaaatgaaaattaccgacggatttagcgacggattttaaatccgtcgctaaatccaactaaaaatttccgtcgctaaatttggcgggatgaatcccgccaaaaaaaaatgcacttttagcgacggattttagaatccgtcgctaaaagtatatcaattagcgacggatagttTAATTCGTCGCTAATGTctaacttttagcgacggattaaattatccgtcgctaaaagtcctattttattaaaaaaatatttattaattacaaatatttatttattaaaaataagtaattattaaaaataattaactattaaaaattaattaattaattgtttttatttaaaataattattaaaataattattaaaataattatttattaattatttatttaaaaaataatttgtatgaaaaataattattttataatgtggGAGTATATAAATTACGAGAGTAaatatttcctcattttagttatatttaaatataatatacatacatatgtaaTAAGAGTTTGAGTTGGTTAAGATGGAGCTGCGCGCGGGGAAACTCCAAAGTTAAAAAGCTTTTGATGGGAGCAATTCaatgatgggtgacctactgggaagttaggTCGATTGCGAGGATTGTTGGTGGGTGACAGTGTGTGGTATATCGCGGGTGAGCGGGTTACGGTGGgctattgattaaataaaatttcattttccaattttaattaattttttttttaattttaaaaaattagcgaaggattaaaatccgtcgctaaattccgtcgctaattttttttaaatccgtcgctaattttttttctgtCGGTAAAAAATTTTGCGACCAGAAATCCACCGACGgagtccgtcggtaatccgtcgctaatatcaattagcgacggattttaggcatttagcgacgaaaaaatccgtcgctaaacgcctgatttctagtagtgcgagctcgttcacgagcttgtttatgaactcttattcgagctgttcgcgaacataaacgagccgaacaccactatgttcatgttcggctcgtttatattaacgaacataaaatcaagttcgagctcggttcgtttagaatacgaacgaacatgaaccgagctcttatcgagccgaacaccgagctgctcgcgaacggctcggttcatttacacccctaggcCTACACCGCATTGTGCTTTCATTATATTGTTCCTaagatatattaaatttatattattactataatttaaaagtttaaatttataagACGAACCCACAAAAACTATAGAAAATACTAATCCAACGACTCACGAAACACAGCCACATGCCA
This region of Mercurialis annua linkage group LG1-X, ddMerAnnu1.2, whole genome shotgun sequence genomic DNA includes:
- the LOC126680533 gene encoding disease resistance protein RPV1-like, producing MASSTHAKFQVFLSFRGTDTRNSFTSHLYSSLQRKQIKTFIDYELERGSEISPTLLKLIEEAAISVVIFSENYAYSAWCLDELVKIIECKNMKNQMVLPVFYGVDPNNVGEQKGSYGDAFCRHEVSFSIARQKSWRNALSEAANLSGWDSLVIRPESKLIDEIVEDICKKLNSMSTSSQDSAEMYSGTPRIESSFWQANAGIPRIQSSFWN
- the LOC126664316 gene encoding putative receptor protein kinase ZmPK1; the protein is MASQILLLTLSLIIYSPFLSSSASIYSLTKASSLSVHNTNDFLISPQASFLAGFFPVGDNAYSFAVWFNEPLCGNNCTVVWTANRDKPVNGKKSQLSLLKSGNLILSDADQLTVWATNTISETSVDLYLEENGNLVLKNLNGVVLWQSFDFPTNTILPLQPITKNWPLVSSRSESNYSSGFFKLYFDTDNVLRLLYDGTETSSIYWPDPELLSWEADRSSYNNSRVAYFDYLGNFNSTDGFTFSSADYGIRLQRRLTIDFDGNLRLYSRKNRNNRWSVSWQATSQPCRIHGICGPNSVCSYDPYYGRTCSCLEGYKMKDAGDWSLGCESEFNDDLCSGNEFTFRRLTHVEFYGYDFVFRSNYTLDMCKKVCLQRCDCLGFQFKFIKHDYPSNVPYCFAKSSLLNGHHSPNFEGDLYLKVPKRSRSSVKKFSLDCSVDVVKQSDRVYTKHHENGSLEFVVWFALIFGMIELIVIFLVWCLLIKTHQKTGAIRAGYLQIATGFRKFSYDELKKATRGFREEIGRGAGGIVYKGILSDNRVAAIKRLTINEAEQGEAEFRAEVSVIGKLNHMNLIEMWGYCAEANYRLVVYKYMENGSLSENLSAKRLEWKKRHGIALGTAKGLAYLHEECLEWILHCDVKPQNILLDSDYEAKVSDFGLSHPLKRDSHESSRLSKVRGTRGYIAPEWVLNLPITSKVDVYSYGMVLLEIVTGKSPTDDRGLVKWVRGNIDSSSELWMEKIVDVNLESKYDKKQMEILVGVALKCVDEDRDERPTMKQVVEMLLQDGKNCAKSFPSFSRTDSGPGPSVPGQVQTGSIGPG